The Bartonella grahamii subsp. shimonis region ATGGAGTTTGATCTTGACCCACGTAGTAACCGACAACTGCATTCACTGCAAATATACGGATTGCGTTGAAGTTTGTCCTGTTGATTGTTTTTATGAAGGAGAAAACATGCTTGTTATTCACCCCGATGAATGCATCGATTGTGGTGTTTGTGTGCCAGAATGTCCGGCAGAAGCGATTGTACCTGATACAGAACCAGGATTAGAAAAGTGGTTAGAACTTAATCTTCATTATGCAAACAAATGGCCTAATCTAACCACCCAAAAAGATCCTCTTCCTCAAGCAAAAGAAATGGATGGCGTTCCAAATAAATTAGAAAAGTATTTTTCAGAAAATCCAGGAAGCAGCGAAGAGTAATGATACAGTGTATCTCCTCTTCCTTCAACAATTGAAAGACTTCTCTTGTAAAAATAAAAAAATCCTTAAGCGAAATGATTGATTCTTTGGAAGTTTGATGTTAATGTTATTTTAGCATGATCATCTTTCTAAGTATTTTCTTTGCTTTTTATAGTAAAGCGATGTATTTTTTTGGATTTAAAAGTACTCGACTTTTATGCTCACTTAATTGGTACAATATACTTGGTTAAAGAAAACTCAACCCTCAGGTTTATAACCTGTTTTCCGATACATTTGTTGATCATAAGGGAGTAAACTAAAATATGGCATCCCAACATGGAACGTCCTCCAAGACTAAAGAATTTGCAACCTCTGAATATATCGTCTACCCTACGCATGGAGTAGGGCAAATTATAGCGATTGAAGATCAAGAA contains the following coding sequences:
- the fdxA gene encoding ferredoxin FdxA; the protein is MTHVVTDNCIHCKYTDCVEVCPVDCFYEGENMLVIHPDECIDCGVCVPECPAEAIVPDTEPGLEKWLELNLHYANKWPNLTTQKDPLPQAKEMDGVPNKLEKYFSENPGSSEE